CTGTGCTCGGTGATCCGGCGCAGGCTGGGTGGAGGTTGCAGTAACTGACATCGGTAAGCGCCTCGGGCGGGCTGAAAATAATAAGGCCAGTATTTTAGGCGGGTTGGGGAAGATGGGTTGGTTTAATTAGCGGACGGCGATTGGCGGTGTCTGTAGAAGTCAACTGGCTGGCGAGGCGGTGTGCCTGACAAATCGCGGGGGATCTTCGCCAACAAGTTGGCTCCAGGCCATGAGGCGGCACCTGTCACAGCACCACCAACCGATTAGGCAGCTCGTTACGTGTTTGAGTCACGGGCACATGATCGGCCAATAACTCGCCACACGCTTCAATGCAGCCCAGAAAACCTTTTAACGTCTCACCGTCTTTTACCTGCTGGGTAAACACATCAATCAGCGCTTTCCAGACATCGTCATCCAGCCGACTGCTGATGCCCCGGTCAACCAGAATCTCCACATAGCGCTCGGCTTCTGAAACGAAAATCAACACCCCAGTTGCGCCAACCGTACGGTGAAGATTCTGCTCAAGAAACTGACGACGGGCCAGGTTACTTGCGCGCCAATGGCGAACCGACTCAGGAATTAATTGAGTAGTGATCACCGGCAAGCGCATCACCAACGCCGCAACGATAAACGTTGCGAATTGGCCCAGTAACAATTGATTCGCACTGAGCCAACCCGAGACGTAACTCAACAAACCTGGCACCAACAGCGCCACTAACCCAGCCCAGATCAACGGCACGTAAGCATAGTCGTCCGACCTCGCCGCCAGCACCGTAACCAGTTCAGCATCGGTCTTCAATTCCACCCGGCTGACCGCTTCGGCCACTTGTCGTTGTTCGTCG
The nucleotide sequence above comes from Pseudomonas sp. AB6. Encoded proteins:
- a CDS encoding TPM domain-containing protein → MSLLSNDEQRQVAEAVSRVELKTDAELVTVLAARSDDYAYVPLIWAGLVALLVPGLLSYVSGWLSANQLLLGQFATFIVAALVMRLPVITTQLIPESVRHWRASNLARRQFLEQNLHRTVGATGVLIFVSEAERYVEILVDRGISSRLDDDVWKALIDVFTQQVKDGETLKGFLGCIEACGELLADHVPVTQTRNELPNRLVVL